A window of the Oryza brachyantha chromosome 5, ObraRS2, whole genome shotgun sequence genome harbors these coding sequences:
- the LOC102717988 gene encoding acid phosphatase 1-like, translating to MATARLLLLLLLASAAASCSAWDISIRVPTERLEDEVVAPLIHALRPLLGSGAGQLAGLPCDSWRLGVEAHNIIDWETVPAKCEGYVGHYMLGGHYRRDSAVVVDEAVAYAETLQLAGNGKEVWIFDVDETTLSNLPYYANYGFGAKPFNHTSFINYAAEGTAPALPETLRLYQRLLELGIKPVILTGRREYLRDATEKNLRQQGYSMWEKLLLKPTSALQAGAAFKSGERQKLVDAGYAIVGNIGDQWSDILGAPEGSRTFKLPDPMYYVS from the exons atggcgacggcgaggctgcttctcctcctcctactggcctccgcggcggcgagctgcagCGCGTGGGACATCAGCATCCGGGTGCCGACGGAGAGGCTGGAGGacgaggtggtggcgccgctAATCCACGCGCTGCGCCCCCTGCTGGGCTCCGGCGCCGGGCAGCTCGCCGGCCTGCCCTGCGACAGCTGGAGGCTGGGCGTGGAGGCGCACAACATCATCGACTGGGAGACGGTGCCGGCCAAGTGCGAGGGCTACGTCGGCCACTACATGCTCGGCGGCCACTACCGCCGCgactccgccgtcgtcgtcgacgaggccGTCGCCTACGCCGAGACCCTCCAGCTCGCCGGCAACGGCAAGGAGGTCTGGATCTTCGACGTTGACGAGACCACACTGTCCAACCTCCCCTACTACGCCAACTACGGTTTCGG AGCTAAGCCGTTCAACCACACAAGCTTCATCAACTACGCAGCGGaggggacggcgccggcgctacCGGAGACACTGCGGCTGTACCAGCGACTGCTGGAGCTCGGCATCAAGCCGGTGATCCTGACCGGCCGGAGAGAGTACCTGAGGGACGCCACGGAGAAGAACCTCCGGCAGCAGGGCTACTCCATGTGGGAGAAGCTGCTGCTGAAGCCGACGAGCGCGCTCCAGGCCGGAGCGGCGTTCAAGTCCGGCGAGCGGCAGAAGCTGGTGGACGCCGGCTACGCCATCGTCGGCAACATCGGCGACCAGTGGAGCGACATCCTCGGCGCGCCGGAGGGCAGCCGCACCTTCAAGCTGCCTGACCCCATGTACTACGTCAGCTAG